Part of the Zea mays cultivar B73 chromosome 4, Zm-B73-REFERENCE-NAM-5.0, whole genome shotgun sequence genome is shown below.
atcctagggaggctgagcttatgcgttggcatgctgaaaatcgcaagcagaataacaaacagattcgacaccctgctgatgcatcacaatggaaaaatttcgatcttatgtatcctgagtttgccaaagaaaccagaaatgtaagatttgctttgggtacagatggaatgaatccatttggtgaaaaaagaagtgtacatagcacctggcccgtgactttaacgatgtacaaccttccatcatggctgtgtcacaaaagaaagtacattatgttgactattcttattcaaggtccgaaattagctggtgttgatattgatgtgttcctagaacctcttatggaagatatgacaaagctctggaatgaaggagttagaatatgggatgagtattgccatgagtatttcaacttaagagcaattatatttgttaccatctatgattctcccggtggcgccacactatcagggcaaaagactaaaggaaagaatggttgtgtagtgtgcgtcgatggaactgcttccatgtaccttaaatcatccaagaagttggtgttcatgggacacagacggttcttgatgaagcagcataagtaccgaaagatgaaagcggaatttaacaatcaactggaaagtgaaggtgcaccaaagccttatagtgggaaacttgtttttgaaattgtaaagaacattcatgttgtattcggaaaggcaaaaaacaaaggagaaaagagaaagagaactgacccttcaacttacacaactttcaagaagcaatcaatttttttcaagtacctcccatactggaaggatatggaaatttgccacagcattgatttgatgcatgtaacaaaaaatgtttttgacagcatcattggaaccttgctgggcatgccgagtaagacaaaagacggactcaaatcacgcaatgatctagtagatcttcaaatcagaccggaacttcatccagtggatagtggcaaagggatgccttacctccccccagctagctacaacttgtcagttgaggagagaacaaagatttgcaaatgtttgcgtggggtcaaagtgcccacaggtttctcatccaatatcagcagactagtcaggatgaaggacttgtctctatttggctacaactctcatgactgccatgtgatgatgacggtgttcctcccaattgcggtaagagccctcgaaacagagcatgtcaaagttgtcatcacacgcttgtgttactttttcaatgcggtttcacaaaaagtaatagctttagaagatttggactatctaaaggcatacatcatcgagactatgtgcaagcttgaaatgtgttttcctccatcattttttgatatgcaagtacacctaatcatacatctcgtggatcagataaaaatattagggccactatatttacatcatgttggagacttgttctcaaatgctatgaatcaagaacaaggcaacataaaatgttaaatattaaaagcccttcgtcctcttAATCATTAttccccttcggatataatgaatttaggacgaaggtcatgaaagacgtaccttcataattatagtaaagaatgaagaatattcaaacaaaatacagaaggTAATACAATTTTTATAAACATTATTATTGATATACTTCTTATGTAgacaaagataaattacaaatgtaccttcggcttgaatgaGAGAAAGTACAAGTATGGCGCAAAAGtggatgccaagtcagcgtgaacagtacggggatactgttcacctatttataggcacgggtcgcagcccctgcaaaattacattaatgccctttacatttatcaataactctatgataattcttcgaggtctaatctggcttttcatctttaagtcggtttccttttccaccgttatcccgaagctcttctacacacaactttggctctgcgtcaaccttcgtgttctttgtgcttcttcataccgtggctctgatccgagtctgaagatacctgttcatgtactttactccagaaacattgttaaatcatgtttttgaggaccttcggaagccgaaggcccccaatagtagcccctcgcaatattaatttgttagaatgataaattcagattgcgaaatggacgaaggctatgagccgaataTCCGAAAAAacgccttccttttgctagaatagcaacagtcattggcaaatgggaccctccagtctccgatataatgggtttataaataggggctcgccacaatttatttggcacgctctcctgccatctgttttgcctgctcaaatagctttctgcccacaaatatttggttttctccttagttttaagcttcggaaacgagaggcaagggttccgaagagatgtctgaggagaagaaggttgctgccgaaatgaagctgagcctttctgaagagatgcatctgggttttcttgagtcaatagcaaagacgaatacggagaagattacaagggagattttaaaggtttatctgaagatactggtgatagtgacagttatgacgcagatagtgggggtgaagattccgaagatcggccatggcgaccaagccattcagtctttggaaaatcaactattgggcaaagtcaccttgaaaacatgagggggagatattttcgagatatgtctattgtgagagcagatgtcggagaaaaaactgtgccgactcccggagatgatgaagtcgttatcttccgaagctttttaaaagctgggctacgattccctataagcagatttgtggtggaAGTTctaaaaatatatcaggtttaccttcatcaacttactcctgaagcaataataagaatgggaatcttcgtctgggctgtgaagagtcagggcctagagccaagtgcgaaaagtttttgcaatattcatgaattgttatacgaaacgaagccctggggtaaagagcaatatcataacaactttggttgctacagcttcggcgctcgctctggatcaagctgtcccatgcccacctttcgtaagagatggcccggagaatggatgaaagaatggttctatgtaaaaaatgatttgaaggttcgagaggatattaaggatgtcatcatgtgccccatctggcagcgcttcggactccggaaaccgaaggtagaaatggatgaagcagccgaagaatgccaacgggccttcggcgtagtctgctcttttattgggacaagggatttaatacaagaacacattgccttcagagtatggcctcttgcagataattgggaaatgccgaaagaaactgttaaagaaactgacgaaggtgggctagtcaggctgaagtatacattcaagtatggagacaagtttgttgaaccagatgatgattggttaaagagcattgagactgtaagtgatgaattgcttgggatatattcgaaggccgaagatactgcattgtcagcagccttcggaggccgaagaaagaaaagactgaaccgagtttttgatgcaattgggttcgtgtaccccgactaccattatccaatgcgggggcagaaaaggaaaggtacggcttctgcgaaagaaactgctccagctgctcctagcgagccagcgccgaagagaaaaagggtgaaagttctcactcaccggccacgttacattgaactagccacagtgcctgaattcggcagtGAAGCGACTTCGGCCCCCGAAGCCAAGGAATCAACTCCGCTGCCAAgagccaaagagctggccgaagtgccaacaacaaaagaattggaggaaccaaagactctgttaccagaaaccaaagagctggccgaagcgccatcgacagaaaagatggaagaagcaaaagcatcaactgaaggagcgaaaatatcagaaattttaagtccttcagaagaaattgaagcagcaaaaattaaaaagggcccaacagtgactccaaaaagaaaaagaatggttaatgtgttagatgttttggaaacaattaaacttccaagcacaaccccaaagaagactgctgaaacttctgaggcgcttgctgaagtatccgttgctaaggctccgaagcaacagactgaagctgaaaccgggccttcagaaccaaccaaggtaatacctttagaagcagaagaaacaaaaattgcaagggcaactgaagaaatgaaaatgtcagagcctactttggtcgaagaaattgatactgctgtccccgaagcattttccaaaatatacgattatattgtgcgtcatgcttcggggaaaaagttatcgaaagaagaagtttttgaaggtaatcactatgccaaagaattgaaatatccgaagggggcactagtgttcaatgggacggacgaagaagatttcctatactgcctccccgacaataaagaattatccgtctgtcgggagatgtctaggagtatggggtttctgaagctcgaagctggattatgtgctatgacgaaggaggatcttgcggatagtcttgcgtacaatagcctgaaggtatgggaattggaagtttacaaattttataattcgtaactcattcttttgttCTTATACCAACCTTTTTTTTACATATAgggcttaattctaagcaacgcattgagagcacaaaagaatgccgaagacgagagctatgaaattgcattcaacaacctacgatcagaagttattaaactgagaaatgaagctctggaaaaggataaaattctgcttacattggtggacaaggtaaaaaaggatgaagctgcctcaaaggcctaggccgaagcccaaagacgtgaaattaaagatcttcagaaatagctagctagagctaaagaagagcgtatacttgaagaaacaaaacgagagattagtgatcaattggccaatcatttagagaaaagtgttaaagagcttcgtgcatcccagaggaaatgctatgttaaatccatagagtgcgtcaaaaagataaaatctagcttcgccagcgttggcgcattctctagtgaagagaacttttcaagaggcaatcctgaaggtccaatggaatggatcagtcacgaagcagaggccttcgaggaaatcctgaatagccgtggtgacatctgcgctttttcgggtgctaggggaattgctgctgttttggagaggaaaggctgcgagcatgtaaaatccttagcgcagtccgaagctaccttgtcctctgaagacattaaagacccctcacccaaagcaagcatggtcggtgggaaattcttcaccgatatctgggatatcggcggccgagaattggcgcaagaaattattcaaaggagtgaaaaaggcatccacgatgctagaaaagtagcggaagctgccgagaaaagtacagagcccgaagggcaaataggtattaattagtggtttttatcatgctgtaattcttaattccagactctgttcgcggtttgtaatagtaatatagtcgtatcttttcttccctcagaacctgctgaggcatctccaggcccccacccgaagggggacgatgaaattagaaaaatggccgaagccattatggacaaggttgtcaaccaactattgaatgaagctgcagagatagtgcttaaagaggattgaatgctattgtagaaacatttgaaacgtaaaatgtgtaatatattgtaactttaaatgtaatatataatctatttataatttaattctttacgatgcatgaaactttgcatacataccattttttgagccttcggcgaaaaaaaacaccttcccttcttttcatgcttcgtgaagaaaatcttttctatatcacaaggaTTTGTTTGCTTCTTTGATGAAGAACATCCaaacttcgtgaaatattctccgaagctataaaaaagttttgtgttgcctctcCAATGAGGCTACTCTTCGTCCCGattcgtcttgtgccttagcacgattttctcttttccaaaatatgctccgaagatcaacactgtatccctttcttgttccagatgcactatgctatatgatgcttatgttgtgcaaaaatgatgtgatgatgttatgttatgcaagatgatatttgtgccgcagatacatatccctgtaatgaAGCACatacactttttatatcagcgctgacttttcgctgtaagcctcccttaggagcttcttcgccttttactttcagcggaatcaacgtttatttttcgctgtaagcctcccttaggagcttcttcgccttttactttcagcggaatcagcgtttatttttcgctgtaagcctcccttaggagcttcttcgccttttcctttcagcggaatcagcgtttatttttcgctgtaggtttagaaaacttacactacgctcccttaggaacaactttttactgtatcgaacaatttgtactatgtccgttagatcaaatttttggtaatagaaaggtccttcaaatcagcataaattcgtatgcttcggcaactcaagcctatggaaaaaaacatatttctattatggtaaaagacgaaagtattacaaggaatttgaaattcaataaaagacatttaaaatcttcataattgttccttttTGACAAAAAGGTAATACTGTATGTAAAAAATgcgaaagaactgctgttgaggtagaatatttgtcaataaatgtgcttcgactctggcacaatgctgttgactgtgcgagcttcagactcctctctgaaatcccgctGAAGATGaccgtgctgactcccttctggctgctgccctcgctggatcggcggtggcggtggaggctgctgccaagatgcttggggttgactcgccgaagcaacagaagccgcggagtggttgcctacatattctggaatataaggcgagtgatacgaagcagtgtgcatgacctgcttcggctgactttgttgcgctgctgcttctgctatctccttctgtttctggatggtaacatggcacatcatggtggtatggcccttgtcttcaccacagaataggcaataaatttttcttggctggtctccaaaccttcccccgaagcccctggcgcctctgccccttggcgctggcggccgaaaagaactttgctgctggcccgaagcttgtgaagagtattgtggcctttgctgctgactccctcggtcatcagtttgagcagagttatgaattgacctaacgtgcctcgggtgaaatcttcctccgaagcccctggtcatttcagagaacctgaatgcttcctcccttctttggcggaagtcattgtcagctcgaatgtattcatccatcttctggagcagtttCTCCaatgtttgtggtggcttcctggcaaagtactgcgccgaaggtcccggccgaagccctttaatcatggcctcaatgacaatttcattgggcactgttggcgcttgtgccctcagacgcagaaaccttcggacgtacgcctggaggtattcttcgtggtcctgggtacactgaaataaagcttgagcagtaactggcttcgtctgaaacccttggaagctagttatatgcatatccttcaacttctgccaagaagtgattgtccctggctgaagggaagagtaccaggtctgagcaacactcttgacggccatgacaaaggattttgccatgactgcagtattgccaccatacgaagatatggttgcctcgtagctcatcaagaattgcttcgggtctgtatgaccgtcatacatgggtaactggggtggcttgtaagactggggccacggtgtagcctgcaattctgttgagaggggagaagcatcatcgaaagcaaagtttccatgatggaaatcttcataccagtcgtcctcattgtggaagccttcctgatggagctctctgcgtggaggccttcggctctgatcatcttgaacaagatggcgaacctcttcagaagcttcgtctatctgtctctgaagatcggctagacgagccatcttctccttcttgcgctgcacctgttgTTGAAGGATCTCCAGATTTTGGATTTCTTAATCCAAGTCATCCTCCgaaggtgttggactaacagctttcctcttctggcttcgggcctctctaagagaaaggacgtcctgattgggatccagcggctgtaaagtaccagcccctgtcgctgaagcttttttcggcggcatgacgaagatgatgtttgccgaaagtgttcaagactcagaaaatggaagtgagttcaccggaggtgggcgccaatgttggagacttgttctcaaatgctatgaatcaagaacaaggcaacataaaatgttaaatattaaaagcccttcgtcctcttAATCATTAttccccttcggatataatgaatttaggacgaaggtcatgaaagacgtaccttcataattatagtaaagaatgaagaatattcaaacaaaatacagaaggTAATACAATTTTTATAAACATTATTATTGATATACTTCTTATGTAgacaaagataaattacaaatgtaccttcggcttgaatgaGAGAAAGTACAAGTATGGCGCAAAAGtggatgccaagtcagcgtgaacagtacggggatactgttcacctatttataggcacgggtcgcagcccatgcaaaattacattaatgccctttacatttatcaataactctatgataattcttcgaggtctaatctggcttttcatctttaagtcggtttccttttccaccgttatcccgaagctcttctacacacagcttcggctctgcgtcaaccttcgtgttctttgtgcttcttcataccgtggctctgatccgagtccgaagatacctgttgatgtactttactccagaaacattgttaaatcatgtttttgaggaccttcggaagccgaaggcccccaacacatcatatgtttcagttggagcgatacctgggagtattaaaaggttatgtgcgaaatcgcgctcacccagagggttcaatcatggagggatacactacagaagaagtgatttagagctgtatagattacatcagtgacggaacaatgataggtgtgcctgtacctaaacatgagggtaaactatgtgggagagggagaatgggcaagaaaacttttcgcgttgaggattacaagctagtacattgtgctcatggtagtgtactacatctcacgatagccgagccttacatagaggaacacctggatgagcttcgtaaagaaaatcagaaccgcacagaggactggatcatgagggagcacaaacatcgtttcagcgaatggttaatggacaaaaacatcccattcggagactctttggaagagaaaacaatgaagaatttggcttctgggccatcgtgttttgtgacatcatggcaagcatatgacatcaatgggtacatattctacactaaatcaaatttTATGAAACACTAAATTtttatcataacttttacatatgatatcatgacatgtcaacaagtttcatgattttctgactttgtttgtgttttatacaattttaaaacaactaGATCGCAAGTTCACGTTcatgtttcgtgagcatggtgcTAGAAAATTTTGGTCTGCTCTTGGAATAGGGCGTAACATGtgttaaataacatgaatatcatttttgcattcatgtTTTCCATTTTTTTGAGTGACTTGTAGTTCGAATCTGGATTATCCGAAAAATTCAATTAAATAATAAATCTAACAGTTATAGCAAACACTatgataattgtgccaaaattgaaCATATAGGTCTATATACTGTAGGGaaacaccacaaaaagtttggtggaaaaaagaaaaaataaatatattctttgtcgagtgtcaaggaAAGACACTCGACGAAGTATAGGTTTGTCGAGTGTTTGCcaggtgacactcgacaaagaatataATTTGTCGAGTGCCAGCGACTGACACTTGGTGAAGTTAACGATCGTTAGCTATAGACAGCTGCTGATGGCCCTTTATCGAGCGTCGTATTTCACCGAGAGCGTGACGCTCGGCAAagtcttctttgtcgagtgtctttttATGCCGAGTGTTTCGCCCTCGGTCAACAAGGTCTGTGCCGAGAGTCTTAGTTCGCCgagggtgacactcggcaaaaaatacTTTATGGAGTGCCCGATAAAAtaaactcggcaaagagccgagcACTCGGCAAGAGCCGGATTCCAGTAGTGTTTGTTTGTTCCGTATGTATAAACTGAgatgccctatatatatatatatatatatatatatatatatatatatatatatacttttcATACCATATTGAATTCTGAGAAAGGAATTATTTGCCGACCTACCCACCAGCAGCAGCCCCTATGCGCGCGACACAAACGCTAGCTAGCAAATGAGCCTTGGTCTCCCAAATACTAACCTACAGAGCCCTACTAACTCGTACCTAAAGCTAGCACACAGCTGCCAGGTGAGAAAGTATGCCTCACCAGCAACACACCAAATTAAGCAtcttataataataataaaaaatctGAAGCGGGGATCCATGACTCCTACACACTACCTATCGAGATCGAATGTGCTTCAATTCTTTTTATGCTACCAAAAGACGCATGATGCACCGAACTAAACGGGATGGGTTAGGTTTGTTTTAGATTTTCAACGTGAAGCAATAATATTTTGCTTATAAACCTAGACTGTGGTTTTTTTACTGACTATTTGCTGTACATTTTAATCGAAATCCAGGTGGTTTATTTGAAGAAATATTACAATGCAGGTAAGTGAAATTATGTTCTTTCTTCTGGATAAGCATCACTCAACGATTGTATAGGTGCGAGATGACCAAATTATAAGATAAAAGTATATTGCACATTGGGTTAGGTGGTATGTTACTATGACAAGCATACGTCAAAATTAAATCTGAACCGTATGTATACGACAGCAGGGGTAAAAAAAACTTTAGCTATATATCTTAGCGTAAACATTGGTGCTTAGCGTGTGGTCCATATGCATATAAAACAGTATATATATGATGAGGTTGTATTTTCGCATGGGTTCACTGATCAAGTTGTGTGTAGTTTGCATTGGTGGCCATAGAGTTCCCATGTTCATGTCCTGCTACTTTTCTTTTAAATATGGTGCTTCATGCGCCTGTGTACACATACAAACATATTACATGTCTAACAACTTGGACCAGAGCAAGTGAAAATTGTTACATATATAATAAATCCACCCTGACATCAGCCTGTGCCTACAAGTCTTGCCCCCATATATAGCAGAGGGAAGACACCAAACCACAAGGAAAAGTAGCAAAAGAATTTGAAGAGGGATTGAGGGGGGAGGGGAGCTGTCTCCTTCGATCTCGTTCTTGCCTTTTTGCCTCTCTCGAGGTCAGCTTCTGGTGGATTCAGCAAAACAAATGGTAAAAGCTTCTCTGTGATCTTTGCTCTTACTTGCTTATTTCATCAATTCTTTGGCCCAATCGAACTCTAGTGTTCTCTTCTCGTTCAGCCTCCTATATATGCTCCCTTCTTTGGTCAAAACATGGTGCTTAGATCTCTTGACACATGGCTAGCTATGTTTCTCCTGTATTTTGTTTTGCATCTGCAAAGGCGTAGAGCGGGGAGCAAGAGATTACGCACGCCGCGGGCACCGATTtccttcaagaatctgcaagaagCGGAGGATCTGTCGAGTCCGACTGTTCTAAGAAGCAGCTCGATTCTCGAAACCCTAGCTAGCAAAGTAGCAAGCTAGCTACAAGAGAAGGAAGCTGGCGAACAGGTGGTGGGACGAGGGGCGGCTCGGCCTGCCGGAGCCATCCCTAGGCAAGAACCAAGAAGAAATGGCGCCTTCGTCCAAGGACGGCGCCACCGAGCAGCCGACGAGCGGTGGGAGCGGCGACGACCGGGAGAACGGCACCGGTGAGCCCAAGGAAGGTGCGGTGGTCACGGGCAACCGGCGGCCGCGCGGGCGGCCGCCGGGTTCCAAGAACAAGCCCAAGCCACCCATCTTCGTGACACGTGACAGCCCCAACGCGCTGCGCAGCCACGTGATGGAGGTGGCCGGCGGGGCCGACGTCGCCGAGTCCATCGCCCACTTCGCGCGCCGCAGGCAGCGCGGCGTCTGCGTGCTCAGCGGCGCCGGCACCGTCACCGACGTCGCGCTCCGCCAGCCCACCGCGCCGGGCGCCGTGGTCGCCCTCCGCGGCCGCTTCGAGATCCTCTCGATCACCGGCACGTTCCTGCCGGGACCCGCGCCGCCGGGCTCCACGGGGCTGACCGTGTACCTCGCGGGCGGCCAGGGGCAGGTCGTCGGCGGCAGCGTGGTCGGCACGCTCATCGCGGCGGGCCCCGTCATGGTGATGGCGTCCACGTTCGCCAACGCCACCTACGAGAGGCTGCCGCTGGACGACGCCGAGGAGGATCCAGGGCAGGCGCAGCTGCCTCCCGGCCCCGGCGGAGGCCCCCCTCTGATAATGGGCGGGATAGCCGATCCCTCGGCGATGCCAAtgttcggcggcggcggcggcggtgtgcCGCCAAGCCTGATGATGCCAGGAGGCGCCGCCGCCTCCGGTGCGGGCCTGCAGCTCGGGCACGAGGGGCTTGCTTGGGCTCGTGCACGGCCACCGCCATACTAGGAGGGGATCCATGTCTGAGAAATTCGAGTAGAAATGGAGGATCGTTCATCGCTCCGGCAGCCTCAAGGACGAGCTGAGTGCGACTCATCATATAGTTACTTCAAGCTAGAACTGAAGATCGAATTAAGCATGCTGCCAGGAGCAAATAAAAGGTTGTTCGACTAGCTAATACACTATCTGGTAAGAAGGTAAACTAGTACTTTATACTACGACTACAAACTGCATGCATGTGAGATACCATCGAGCTTGCACTGTATATATATGGTTTAGATGCAGCGTGATAAATTAGATGACGGGATGATTATTATATACTCTTTGTCTCTTTGATCTCTCTTCTGCAAAAGATGGTCTGTGTGAATTCTTTTTTGTTCATTTTTATCAGTCCAATTTTGGTATGATATATATATGACTGGCGAAGTGCAAAGTGATGAATCCTTTTGGTAAAGATGAACTTCATTTCTAGCTTATTAATTATTCTTATTATATACTATATGGTTTTGTTGCTGAATGCATGCTTCAGCCTTCAGCCATGATTAAACTGGCTATAGCTCTCGTTAGGGGTTAATTAATACACATACAGTAATAATGTCTGCCTATACATACACACTCGTCAATATATGTGTATAATATAAATGGGGCTGTGCAATATATACCTGTTTTAACAATGCTTATTATCAGTGATGAAACTAAAGTAAATTAAAGGGAGGTACACTCACACAACTGCTTTGTCGATGGTGactctcggcaaagaagtctaggCAAACTATACATCGGAAGCGGCTTTTTTGCCGAGTACTGAtattcggcaaagaaaagtcgtcgtcACTTAGTAAAgcgtctgacactcggcaaatagtCTGATTTCGGTAGTGACTTAGCTTATATGGGTGTATATGTAGACTTGTATATATCAAAGGGGTAAAGTATATGGTGCAACTTTAGCTAAAAGTCACTGTTTGTACAAACTTTAGCTAAAA
Proteins encoded:
- the LOC100284873 gene encoding DNA-binding protein codes for the protein MAPSSKDGATEQPTSGGSGDDRENGTGEPKEGAVVTGNRRPRGRPPGSKNKPKPPIFVTRDSPNALRSHVMEVAGGADVAESIAHFARRRQRGVCVLSGAGTVTDVALRQPTAPGAVVALRGRFEILSITGTFLPGPAPPGSTGLTVYLAGGQGQVVGGSVVGTLIAAGPVMVMASTFANATYERLPLDDAEEDPGQAQLPPGPGGGPPLIMGGIADPSAMPMFGGGGGGVPPSLMMPGGAAASGAGLQLGHEGLAWARARPPPY